A region from the Sandaracinus amylolyticus genome encodes:
- a CDS encoding anthranilate synthase component I family protein, with the protein MLLAGEGSSHPVIHAPSSATQAKRRRIVRAFTSRVPRVKEPAVRAREIDGRIDAAALAAGWRGRGLAWLDGDGSSAQGRWSFVGCEPVEVRSVRWGDAAPYDVLRGLSVRGSGDCEIDPADVPAWIGLVAYDACWSSGSGLRHAPRLARSGDAPVASFARYDALIAIDAQRGRAWIVGDDEAAIDRLASRIDERASAPRARVSRPIGEPAEVHRAAIERALEHIAAGEIYQVNLARRWSATIEGDAIALFLAMRAASPVPFGAYLELGADRAILARTMERFLRWDARTRAIETRPIKGTIARAGDDRAEAATLRSDAKERAEHAMIVDLMRNDLGRIAEVGTVHVERVMDVEPYVGLSHLVSTVRATTREDVDLRAILEATFPPGSISGTPKLRAIEIIEALERFPRGAYCGAIGHVDRAGGLSLAVAIRTATVARGELEYFAGGGLVEASVPEREVAETELKARVLLDAVRALEEEAVGARATTTDDPFRRRLRAGQRTLDP; encoded by the coding sequence ATGTTGCTCGCGGGCGAGGGCTCGTCGCATCCCGTGATCCACGCGCCGAGCAGCGCGACACAAGCGAAGAGACGACGCATCGTGCGCGCCTTTACTTCGCGAGTGCCCCGAGTCAAGGAGCCCGCCGTGCGCGCGCGGGAGATCGACGGACGAATCGACGCAGCAGCGCTCGCGGCGGGATGGCGCGGACGCGGGCTCGCGTGGCTCGACGGCGACGGGAGCTCCGCGCAGGGCCGCTGGTCGTTCGTCGGGTGCGAGCCGGTCGAAGTGCGCTCGGTGCGATGGGGCGACGCTGCGCCCTACGACGTGCTGCGCGGGCTCTCGGTGCGCGGCTCCGGCGATTGCGAGATCGATCCGGCGGACGTGCCCGCGTGGATCGGGCTCGTCGCGTACGACGCGTGCTGGAGCTCGGGCTCGGGGCTGCGCCACGCGCCTCGGCTGGCGCGCTCGGGCGATGCGCCGGTCGCGTCGTTCGCGCGCTACGACGCGCTGATCGCGATCGACGCGCAGCGCGGGCGTGCGTGGATCGTCGGCGACGACGAAGCCGCGATCGATCGGCTCGCATCGCGCATCGACGAGCGCGCGTCGGCGCCACGCGCGCGCGTCTCGCGTCCGATCGGCGAGCCGGCGGAGGTGCATCGCGCCGCGATCGAGCGCGCGCTCGAGCACATCGCGGCGGGCGAGATCTACCAGGTGAACCTCGCGCGGCGCTGGAGCGCGACGATCGAGGGCGACGCGATCGCGCTCTTCCTCGCGATGCGCGCCGCGAGCCCGGTGCCCTTCGGGGCGTACCTCGAGCTCGGCGCGGATCGCGCGATCCTCGCGCGCACGATGGAGCGCTTCCTCCGCTGGGACGCGCGCACCCGCGCGATCGAGACGCGCCCGATCAAAGGCACGATCGCGCGCGCCGGCGATGATCGCGCCGAGGCCGCAACGTTGCGCAGCGACGCGAAGGAGCGCGCCGAGCACGCGATGATCGTCGATCTCATGCGCAACGACCTCGGGCGCATCGCGGAGGTCGGCACGGTGCACGTCGAGCGCGTGATGGACGTCGAGCCCTACGTCGGGCTCTCGCACCTGGTGTCGACGGTGCGGGCGACGACGCGCGAGGACGTCGACCTCCGCGCGATCCTGGAGGCCACGTTCCCGCCGGGCAGCATCAGCGGCACGCCCAAGCTGCGCGCGATCGAGATCATCGAGGCGCTCGAGCGGTTCCCGCGTGGTGCGTACTGCGGCGCGATCGGTCACGTGGATCGCGCGGGCGGGCTCTCGCTGGCGGTCGCGATCCGCACAGCGACGGTCGCGCGTGGTGAGCTCGAGTACTTCGCGGGCGGCGGGCTCGTCGAGGCGAGCGTCCCGGAACGCGAGGTCGCGGAGACCGAGCTCAAGGCGCGCGTGCTCCTGGACGCAGTTCGTGCATTGGAGGAGGAGGCCGTCGGGGCTCGTGCTACAACGACCGACGATCCGTTCCGGCGTCGTCTAAGGGCAGGACAGCGGACTTTGGATCCGTGA